The genomic region CcataaacagacagaaatacagacacagccagaaatacaggcacagacagagatacaggcACAGCTAGAGATAGAGAAACATCTAGAAATACAGAGACAGCCAGAGATACAGCCTGAGATGCAGACACAGCCAGATGTACTGACACAGATGGAAATACAGTCACAgtcagagatacagacacaaccagagatacagacacaaccagagatacagacacaaccagaggtacagacagagccagagatacagacacagaaagacattaaaatacaaccagtcagagatacagacagaaccAGAAATAGAGACAAAgccagagatacagacacagccTGAGATATGGACACAGCCAGAAATACAGACCCAGccagaaatacagacacagccagaagTACATCCACAGTCAGAGATAGAGACACAATCAGAAATACGGACACAGCTagatatacagacacactcagaaatATGGACACAGCCAAAGATACAGAcacatataaaaatacagacacagccagaaatacaggcacagacagagatacagtcACAgtcagagatacagacacagccagagatacagacacaaccagaggtacagacacagaaatacattaaaatacaaccagagatacagacacagtcagagatacagacagaaccAGAAATAGAGACAAAGCCAGAGATACAGTCTCAGCCTGAGATATGGACACAgccagagatacagacacagccagagatacagacacagccagaagTACATCCACAGTCAGAGATAGAGACACAATCAGAAATACGGACACAGccagatatacagacacactcagaaatATTGACACAgccagagatacagacacatatAGAAATACAGACACAGCCAAAAATACAGGCCcagacagatatacagacacagCTAGAGATAGAGAAACATCTAGAAATGCAGAGACAGCCAGTGATGCAGACACAGCCAGATGTACTGACACAGCTGGAAATACTGTCACagtcagagacacagacacagccagagatacagacacaaccagaggtacagacagagccagagatacagacacagaaagacattaaaatacaaccagaaatacagacagagatacagacagagatacagacagaaccAGAAATAGAGACAAAgccagagatacagacacagccTGAGATATGGACACAgccagagatacagacacagccagaaatacagacacagccagaagTACATCCACAGTCAGAGATAGAGacacaatcagaaatacagacacagccagatatacagacacactcagaaatATGGACACAgccagagatacagacacatatAGAAATACAGACACAGCCAAAAAtacaggcacagacagagatacagacacagctAGAGATAGAGAAACATGTAGAAATACAGAGACAGCCAGAGATGCTGACACAGCTGGAAATACAGTCACAgtcagagatacagacacaaccagaggtacagacagagccagagatacagacacagaaatacattaaaatacaacCAGAAATACAgtcagagatacagacagaaccAGGAATAGAGACAAAgccagagatacagacacagccAAAGATATGGACACAgccagagatacagacacagccAGAAATACATTCGCAgtcagagatacagacacaatcagaaatacagacacagacagagatacagacacatacagagatagagacagagacagaaatacGGACACAGCCAAAGATACAGACACAGCCAGAAatacaggcacagacacagctAGAGATAGAGAAACATCTAGAAATACAGAGACAGCCAGAGATACAgcctgagaaacagacacagccagATGTACTTACACAGCCGGAAATACAGTCACAgtcagagatacagacacagccagagatacagacacaaccagaggtacagacagagcCAGAGATGCAGACACAaccagagatacagacacaaccAGAGATAcatacagagatagagacacaTACAaggatacagacacagacagaaatacagacacaacCACAGATACAGCCAGAGCTACAGCCTGAGATACAGACACAGCCAGatgtacagacacaggcagaaatACAGTCACAGTCAGAGATACAGACccatacagagatacagacacagccagagaaacagtcagagatACAGATAAAGCCAGAGttacagacagagatacagatcCAACCAGAGTTACAGACAGAGATGCAGACACAACCAGAGTTACAGACACAACCGGAGGTACAGACACAACCAAAGGTACAGACACAACCAGAGTTACAGACAGGGACAAGCGGAGAACAGCAAAGTAGGGGTTCACATTACCATGAACAGCTGAGCCCCGGGGCCCCGCCCTGCTCCAGCCCCCCAGCCACAGAACCTCAGAGCGGGCAGCAGGATCCCGTCAGCACCCGTCGGAGTGGTTCACCTGCCAACAGCATGGCACTAGTCCACCCCTCACCCCTGCCCAGCTCCAACGCCCCCTCGACCCCTCAGGGCAGGCAGCAGGATACCTTTCCCAGCCGCCTGGCCCAAACACAGACCTCATCCCAACCCCAGGAGTCAGCTCACCACATCCTCCTGACAGATGGCCACTGCTGTCTGAGTCACGGTCTTGAAACATCACACCGCGATGCAACAGGAGGGGTTTATATTAATGATGGTGACAGAAATACACTCTTGACATCTGTCCCAACCTCAGTCATTGATCAGGGAGGTGAGATACACACATTCTCTGCTCTGGGATCTGATAAGGGATCAGACGTTAAGTCCCTGAGGGCTGATAAGGGTGGAGCCACCATGCGCACGCTGGGCGGTGGAAACGCACTGCCCCGGACGCACACACCCTCTCAGATTCAGAAGCCAGCCTGTAACGGAGAGAAAGccagggaggagaaggaggcggGGAGGAAGAAAAGTACACTTGGAGATTCTTTCGTAGTGGCTGCTAATGCTGCCGGCAACGCGTTGCCCCTGACAACACTCGCGATGCCAGAAATGAGAGAATACAAGGGAGAGGTAAGAAACAAGCCACTCGATCTgttggagaggaacagagaccgAGCTGCAACAGTCTCTACTCCGGCGGTAGAAACAGAGACGGCACTGTTACAAGAAGGAGACGGAAGAGGAGGTGCAGGGGGAATAGTGGCGAGTCTGCTGGGTGGCTTTgcaggagaggagcagagagaaacGGCCCTCCCGGCAACCACACACCACCAGGGCTTAATTCACATCGGGATAAAAAGCTCACCTGCACTCCCTGCTAAAGACACCGACACAACGACTGGATCTGTGTCTGACCAGGACTGCAGCTGCCACACACTGCCTCAAAGcccagaggagaggaagggaggggggcagCCTGGACCTACGGGTGACACCCAAACgactgacacagagagaaagagggagggggtgaaggagagagaggagtctgGACTCCAGGCAGAAGAACACACCGTCACTaatgcctctctgtctcccctcggGGTAATCACCGGACCTCACTGCTGGGAAGACAACAGCGCCGCTACTGCCACCGgattggagagagagggggaggagacgagagaggagaggggaggggtgtcCGGAAAGCAGGTTTTAGTGAGCCGTCCAACAGTGACCGGCCTTGCTGGCTGGGTGTCATCAGCTGGGAGTCAGACGTGTCCGCCCCCTGTCGCTGCCACTGCCGTCGTCTCTTCTCCTGGTAGCTCCACGCCACAGTCGCTATGTGGCTGGGGTGAGCTCATCCtaccctcctccacctccatcagCGGCAGCATCATCTCTGCTGATGAGAGCCGTTTCTCTCCTccgctccccctctctctgcctctccgaCAGCAAGACGACAGGGATTCAGCTCattcacctctccctccctctcggcTCAGCACCTCTGCTGAAGGAGAACTAGGCAGCCTTGCTCAGCCTCTGCTCCTACGGCAGGCAGACAGCAGAGATTTAGATCTCCGCTCAGCTCTCTTCCCGTCCTCACTGTGCTCTGAGCCTGCATGGTCCCAGGACTCGGCCAACAACACAAAGAGAGGCTCAGAGAACAGAGAATCAGCAGATCGGTCTTGCCCGATACAAACCCTGAAGTCGGAGGAGAAAAGAGCTATCCTAGGTCTTAAAGACAACTCTGCTACAGAGTCTCAGCGCTCCAGCAGCAACACGGCGAGAGGCACCGAGAAGGAGGACAGCACTCGTCTCACACAGAGCCAGGGGGGAACGGAGAGTCATGTGCAGAAAACGGAACCTTCCCAAACCTTCGTAGGAGAATTACAACAAGCCTCCGTCGCagcaacaaccacagaggctggaGGAGAACCGGGTCCAAGCAAAGCCTCTGcactgtcctcctcctcccctgttaTCTCAGCGCTGCCTCCGACGGTCCTCCAGTCTCAGCACCGCTCGGCTGCGGAGGGGAGCCACCCTCAACAGGTCCACATTGTCTCTCAGAGTGACGCCTCACTCCTCAGGTCAGTCATCCCTCAGTCTGTCCTGGGACCGCCCACTATGGCTGCCATCGGGGTTTTACAGCTACATGCCAGGGACAGTGTGGGGGGCACCAGGAAgttgtttttcaacaaaacGCTAACAGCGGATGATGAATCCTCTGCAGCCCTTAACTACGTTCCGGCCTCAGACCCGGCTGCTGTATTGGCACACGCCTCTCTGCCTCCACTGAAGGTTCATGAGAATCTGCGTCACCCAGTGACTGAGGCTAGCTTCACCTCCCACAACTTCCTCAAGCCAGTCACCCCGCCCCCTCGCTCACAGACCCCGACACAACCATCTCAAGTCGGGGACACACTGCCATCACTGACCCCTGCTGACTTCCAGGGGGAGTCGCAGCAGAAGACCCAGGCTGGGATGACAGGAAATGAGGATGGCAGAGAGAAAGACTTGGAAAAAATAGTAGTGACACCTTGTGTGTCAGCAGTGACGGGGCTTATATCAAGCCCACATGGAGCCTCTGAAGGATTAGTAGTTGAAGAAAAGCCAAACAGTCACCCAGACTCAGTGGTTCCAACTCCTCTCACTAGAGTTCCACTGCAACCTTCCCATGACCCAATCCCAAACTCAGAACAGGTGGTGATCCAACCACCTCGTCCTCCCTCTTCTTCACTGGCATCACGTCAGAAGCACCTAACTGGCATCACCTCCAGTGAGGACGTTTTCCAGGTCTTTTTCGAGGGTGAGTCCAATTTTGCCGGGCCGGTCTGCGGGGCCCGGTGTCAGTGTGCAGTGCCTGGACCAGGGTCCCTCCATACTCAGCCTGACAGTGGATCAAATGCTAATGGAGATTATATGACCCCGGGCACCACAGTAACCACTCTGACAAAGCCGGATGAGGATCAGACCATCATCCAGCCTAGTCAGCCCACAAGCCAATTAGGCCAATCAGATCAATCAGATAACCACGATCTACCTGTTGCCAGTCATATGGACAGCAGAGATGAGGTTAGACAGAATCCACCGAGTTCCAGAGACCGTCTCTCCATGGATTTGGCTTGGGTCAGGAATGAGGGTAAAGAAGAGGCTGATAATAAGGCTGAGTCTGTGCTTCATGTTTCAAAAACAGTTGTACTTAACCAGCCTTTTTCAGATCCTCTGAAAGGTGAAGAGGGATGTCACAGTGCTGATTTCTCTTCTGCGGCTGAGGCTATCACTGATGTTAAGGAAACGATTGTGGCTGAGGCTAACACTGATGTTAAGGAAACGATTGTGGCTGAGGCTAACACTGATGTTAAGGAAACGACCGTGGCTGAGGCGAACACTGATGTTAAGGAAACGACTGTGGCTGAGGCTAACACTGATGTTAAGGAAACGATTGTGGCTGAGGCTAACACTGATGTTAAGGAAACGATTGTGGCTGAGGCTAACACTGATGTTAAGGAAACGATTGTGGCTGAGGCTAACACTGATGTTAAGGAAACAATTGTGGCTGAGGCTAACACTGATGTTAAGGAAACGACCGTGGCTGAGGCTAACACTGATGTAAAGGAAACGACTGTGGCTGAGGCTAACACTGATGTTAGGGAAATGACTGTGGCTTTGGCAAAGGCTGATGTTGAGGAAACAACTGTCGCTATAGGTACAAATGAGGTTGAAGAAAAGACTGTGGCATTAGTTAAGGCTAAGGCTAAAGTTGAAGAAAATATGTTAGTTTTAGCCAAGGCTGAAGTTGAAAAAAATACTATGACTTTAGCTAAGCCTGAAGTTCTGGAGAAGACTGTGGTTTTAGCTAAAGCTAAGAATGAAGTTCAGACAGTGACTAGAACTGAGGCTGAATTGACTAAGTCTAATACTCTGGAGGTAACAGCATTTAATCATCTGCCTTCCCCTTCAATGAGTGATCACTGTGAATATCCAGAGCCGGTGATGATCCTCAAGCATCCAGGGCCCATGCTGAGTCACCACGAGTTCATCAACGACTATGACGTTGCACTTCCTGGAGTCTGGGACAGTGATGGCCGCAGTCATTATGACAGCGTCGCACTTCCCGATCACGTGCTACAGGAAGTGACACTGGCAGCATCTGTAATACTGGATTCAGAATACAAAGATTACCTGAGGCACAGGAAAGATGATGAGGACGAGGAAGAGCATGAGATGGGTGGCAGTGGTGACAAAGAACAACTGGCTGAACCGGGTAAGGATGAGATCAGTCAGAAGCTTCCAGAGAAGGCCTTCATCTCAGAATCCGTATTCCTGAACATTCCACTACAGCATGACTCCACAGGCCTAAATAACGGGAGTGAGTCTGTAAAGAGAGATCTGCCTCTTCCATCCAAACCACAGGCCTCTGAAAGGCTTCACAGTGGGACGGACACCAGTTCACCAGCGAACCAATCTGCAGAATTATCAGCGACTGGATCTGATTACATCATTCCCCTCCATGCAGGTGACTCTGGAGCTGAGCCCAAGGCAAAAAAGCCTATCAGGGGAAATCTATTCAACAGCGGTGAGTCCATTAATGATGACATGATAAATGTCAGCCCACCTCTTGGTCCTGGGCAACCAATCAGCAGCCAGCCTCTCGACATTAACACAGCAGAGAAACAAGGGGACAAAATGAAAGGCAATAATACATTAGTCAAAAGGAAAGAAGAGACTAAACCAAATGAGAAGCAAAATGAGGAAGAGCACAAAACTGGAGATCAGTTTTTCCCAACCTCACCAGAGGAAAAGGggcaaatagaaaaacaaacgcaGGATAATAGACAGGAAATAGAAGAGGGTGAAAAGCAGAATCAGATAATTAGACTGTTGCAGTGTAATGACACTGCTAAAACAGCACAAgcggaagacagacagaccacagaCCGGCCTCCAGAACCGGAAGAAAAACAGGAATACACAGCCATTAAGGAGGAGGGACATGACAGGAGTGGAATAACAGGTAATGGACCAGAAATGCCGTCTCCTGACTCTGTCTTTCTAGACAGCACAGAAAGGGGGGAAGGAAATGATGGTGATGGCTGTGAAGTATGCCCGGGGGCAGATCAAAACAATGGGTCAGAAGCAGTGAAAGGAAAAGAGCAGGGAAAAGTGGAaggaagagaaaggaagagTGTGAGAACGAGTGAAGAAGAGGAAAAGGCTGTTTCCTCATCTGACCCCGTCCAGGCTCCTGCTGGATCGGAGCCCCGGCAAGACCCTAGACATTCACCCTCTTCTTCTGGGTCAGCACAGTGCCTCTACGCCGGGATGTCAACGCCAGCAACATTAACAGCAGAGACATGTGAGGGGACCAGAGACACCTCTGGAcccaattcaattcaaaatgcAGCTCTTAACCAGTCAGATTCAGCATTTATTCTAAAAGCTTTTTCTTGGCAAAAGGAACAAGGACCAAAGCATGAGAAACCAGGGGCCAGCACTGCCTCAGAGGATGGATCATGTGGCTGTTTAGCAAGTGACCGAGGACGaaaaacagacaacaacacacgcacagagaacCTCGCAGCCTCAACACTGTTGCCAGGGGTAACAGAGGGAGCCGAGAGCACCCTGGGACATTTGATTCAGGAAGAGAACAGAACGTTAAGTGACAGCAACTATAGCGCAATTGATAATGAGAAAAGCAAAGAAGTACATGGAGTGAAAGCTGGAGAGagcaatggagagagggatggtgagagagctggagagagggatggtgagagagctggagagagggatggtgagagagctggagggagggatggagggagtgatGGTGAGAGAGCTGGAGGGAGGGCAATGCCAGGTTTAGTCGTTGAAGTCGTGACTGATTCGAAGAGTTCAGATCTCAAGTCAATGATCTGGTCAGTGATGGGCGAGAATCATGTGGAGGATAAGAGTCAGGGATCTGGCCTTGTGGCACGAGCTTGTCAAGACCAACGCAGCAAAACAGAGGCCGTAGAGAACACTACAGCCCCCGTTGAATCAGATCCATCCCAGTGTGAGACTTCTCTGGACTGTCGTGCCTCGTCGTCACCCTCATCGCAGTCGCATGGCCCTGAGGAGCACAGTACTCACCAGAATAGCTTCCCTCCCAGCCTGGGCCATTCTGTTGACACTTCTCAAAGCTTAAACCAGCAGTCAAAACTTAGCCCAGATCACCAGGCAACTGTCACTGTCAATTTAAACCCTGACCAGGTCACAGACATTGCTGTCAAGCTGGCACGTGATTCACACCCTGGGGATATCAATGCCAATCTATTGGAATCAGAATGTGAGCCAAAGGAAACACGTTTAGCTCATCATACAGCAATTGTTGGGACCAGCCACAGTAGTGAGACTAACACTGCTGTACTGGAAGCCACTGACACAACCATGACTTCCATGGCAAGTCACAGGGTAGAACAAGCTGCTCTGGAAGCAAAACCTGCCTCAGACAGAGATGTCTCAGAAGAGGACATGACAGCCttggacaggaagagagaaaagaagatgAGAGCATTGGCAAaaaggatggaggagaggaaacaAAAGCTAAAGAAAGcgaaagaggaaaaagagggaaCACATAAGATTTCAACAAATGAGGCGGGTGAGACAGTTTCACAGGCGACCACAGAACCACAGACAGTGATGTCAGTTACCAGGCCTTCTACAGAACCACCGACAGAGATGTCAGTTACTGGTCCAACCACAGAACCACAGACAGAGATGCTAGTTACTGGGCCTTCTACAGAACCACAGACAGTGATGTCAGTTACTGGACCTTCTGCAGCACCACAGACCGTGATGTCAGTTACTGGTCCAACCAAAGAACCACACACAGAGATGCCAGTAACTGGTCCTACCAAAGAACCACAGACAGAGATGTCAGTTACTGGGCCTAGCTCAGAACCAGAGACAGACTGGTTGGCTGCTCTCCGATCTCATGCAGCATTGCTCTCCCAGTCCACAAAACAGAATACAGCAGAGTCCTCTGAGAAAACGACACCTCCCAGGTaatgcagatgtgtgtgtgatgagacCACTGATATGGGCTAGTAGGTGTGTGAACAGCAGTGTTCCAGTCATACAAATCTAACGCCAGGTTGTAACATCAATGTTAGAACGACCCATACTTCTTCAGGCTTGAAGGGCTTAATGCTTTTATATTGAAATATGGGTTATGAAATATGGGCAGAACAACAAGCTTCTTCATCTGATAAGATATCTCATGAAATAAGCTGCCATTTGGTTTATTTTGAAAATCGGATATCACTATTATACAGATGGTAGGGAAACATCCTCTCACAGAGAGCCAGGGATCAATATAGAAACCCACAGAAACCTTcccacatgtacagtatgtataacTCACTTATGCCTTGTTGCACCTTACTGTGTGGGATTGGATGTAGAAGGTCCTAAATAGTAGCCATAtcttctctcttcttcttctgtctttattatatatttcttctaataataataatgtaataaaaaaaacactaaaacccATTCAATATCCATCTTGCTTTAGAGCAGAAGTGTCGAAGTAATGTGCTGGGAAGATACGCAGAAACTGTCCTTTATCCATACCTTTTTAAATTGTTGACACAACCCGATTAATGATGATATTGTAAGTAAACAACTTTAATCTCGGAACAGATTTGATTAATTTTAAAGTATATAGTTGTCAGCCCCCCAAGATTTGTCGTCTTTGAAACTTAGTCTGTCAGAATGACTGGCCTGGCCTGGCTGTAAATATGTGGTATTCCAGATGTTtggtaatgtaaacaaacagtATCCATTAAACACTGATTAGTCTGATCCAGCCACTAGGACATGAAAGAAGTTACCCATCTTGTAGCATACAACAGTAAATGCAGCCATCCTTGAAAATCTAGCTAGCCGCTTTAAAAAAAGATGATTGGTTAGTAGGTTAATCCGATTTCGCTGATGCCTATCTCTCCGGTGAATTTCTCACAGCTTTCCTTTTGAGTAATGGAGGCAGTAATGGAGGCAGCAATGGAGGCAGTAATGAAGGAAATGTTAGACGCATTGTTCTGCGCATTTCAGTGGAACTTTCTTTATGCAGGAATGGTCTCAGGTCCATTCCTGTGTGTTCTCCCACGACACGTTGTAGGAGATGACTCTGAGCTGTTGTCTTGGCCAAGGTAGGATGCACAAACTACTAAATGCAGGGCTGCCAGCGGCTGTGGCACACAttcttgaataaaataatta from Esox lucius isolate fEsoLuc1 chromosome 5, fEsoLuc1.pri, whole genome shotgun sequence harbors:
- the tacc2 gene encoding uncharacterized protein tacc2 isoform X8 — encoded protein: MQTQPELQTQPEVQTQPKVQTQPELQTGTSGEQQSRGSHYHEQLSPGAPPCSSPPATEPQSGQQDPVSTRRSGSPANSMALVHPSPLPSSNAPSTPQGRQQDTFPSRLAQTQTSSQPQESAHHILLTDGHCCLSHGLETSHRDATGGVYINDGDRNTLLTSVPTSVIDQGGEIHTFSALGSDKGSDVKSLRADKGGATMRTLGGGNALPRTHTPSQIQKPACNGEKAREEKEAGRKKSTLGDSFVVAANAAGNALPLTTLAMPEMREYKGEVRNKPLDLLERNRDRAATVSTPAVETETALLQEGDGRGGAGGIVASLLGGFAGEEQRETALPATTHHQGLIHIGIKSSPALPAKDTDTTTGSVSDQDCSCHTLPQSPEERKGGGQPGPTGDTQTTDTERKREGVKEREESGLQAEEHTVTNASLSPLGVITGPHCWEDNSAATATGLEREGEETREERGGVSGKQVLVSRPTVTGLAGWVSSAGSQTCPPPVAATAVVSSPGSSTPQSLCGWGELILPSSTSISGSIISADESRFSPPLPLSLPLRQQDDRDSAHSPLPPSRLSTSAEGELGSLAQPLLLRQADSRDLDLRSALFPSSLCSEPAWSQDSANNTKRGSENRESADRSCPIQTLKSEEKRAILGLKDNSATESQRSSSNTARGTEKEDSTRLTQSQGGTESHVQKTEPSQTFVGELQQASVAATTTEAGGEPGPSKASALSSSSPVISALPPTVLQSQHRSAAEGSHPQQVHIVSQSDASLLRSVIPQSVLGPPTMAAIGVLQLHARDSVGGTRKLFFNKTLTADDESSAALNYVPASDPAAVLAHASLPPLKVHENLRHPVTEASFTSHNFLKPVTPPPRSQTPTQPSQVGDTLPSLTPADFQGESQQKTQAGMTGNEDGREKDLEKIVVTPCVSAVTGLISSPHGASEGLVVEEKPNSHPDSVVPTPLTRVPLQPSHDPIPNSEQVVIQPPRPPSSSLASRQKHLTGITSSEDVFQVFFEGESNFAGPVCGARCQCAVPGPGSLHTQPDSGSNANGDYMTPGTTVTTLTKPDEDQTIIQPSQPTSQLGQSDQSDNHDLPVASHMDSRDEVRQNPPSSRDRLSMDLAWVRNEGKEEADNKAESVLHVSKTVVLNQPFSDPLKGEEGCHSADFSSAAEAITDVKETIVAEANTDVKETIVAEANTDVKETTVAEANTDVKETTVAEANTDVKETIVAEANTDVKETIVAEANTDVKETIVAEANTDVKETIVAEANTDVKETTVAEANTDVKETTVAEANTDVREMTVALAKADVEETTVAIGTNEVEEKTVALVKAKAKVEENMLVLAKAEVEKNTMTLAKPEVLEKTVVLAKAKNEVQTVTRTEAELTKSNTLEVTAFNHLPSPSMSDHCEYPEPVMILKHPGPMLSHHEFINDYDVALPGVWDSDGRSHYDSVALPDHVLQEVTLAASVILDSEYKDYLRHRKDDEDEEEHEMGGSGDKEQLAEPGKDEISQKLPEKAFISESVFLNIPLQHDSTGLNNGSESVKRDLPLPSKPQASERLHSGTDTSSPANQSAELSATGSDYIIPLHAGDSGAEPKAKKPIRGNLFNSGESINDDMINVSPPLGPGQPISSQPLDINTAEKQGDKMKGNNTLVKRKEETKPNEKQNEEEHKTGDQFFPTSPEEKGQIEKQTQDNRQEIEEGEKQNQIIRLLQCNDTAKTAQAEDRQTTDRPPEPEEKQEYTAIKEEGHDRSGITGNGPEMPSPDSVFLDSTERGEGNDGDGCEVCPGADQNNGSEAVKGKEQGKVEGRERKSVRTSEEEEKAVSSSDPVQAPAGSEPRQDPRHSPSSSGSAQCLYAGMSTPATLTAETCEGTRDTSGPNSIQNAALNQSDSAFILKAFSWQKEQGPKHEKPGASTASEDGSCGCLASDRGRKTDNNTRTENLAASTLLPGVTEGAESTLGHLIQEENRTLSDSNYSAIDNEKSKEVHGVKAGESNGERDGERAGERDGERAGERDGERAGGRDGGSDGERAGGRAMPGLVVEVVTDSKSSDLKSMIWSVMGENHVEDKSQGSGLVARACQDQRSKTEAVENTTAPVESDPSQCETSLDCRASSSPSSQSHGPEEHSTHQNSFPPSLGHSVDTSQSLNQQSKLSPDHQATVTVNLNPDQVTDIAVKLARDSHPGDINANLLESECEPKETRLAHHTAIVGTSHSSETNTAVLEATDTTMTSMASHRVEQAALEAKPASDRDVSEEDMTALDRKREKKMRALAKRMEERKQKLKKAKEEKEGTHKISTNEAGETVSQATTEPQTVMSVTRPSTEPPTEMSVTGPTTEPQTEMLVTGPSTEPQTVMSVTGPSAAPQTVMSVTGPTKEPHTEMPVTGPTKEPQTEMSVTGPSSEPETDWLAALRSHAALLSQSTKQNTAESSEKTTPPRPFPTLKSLESPVAEFCTPSEEAPSPLGQGAAAAPSSQRKDSPEKGENPPEEPQGKEKVPEPDWGSSLTQTKQAEERSEPPPVTTSPPPTLRSAASPPTPRGHVSQIPPVLPTYLQEDFPTPPPTPPERLPPKPEPQTPLHALRQAPLAAPVQTPSSEPESARPVQTPSSEPGPARPVQTPSSEPGPARPVQTSSSEPEPARPVQTPSSEPGPVQTPSSESESARPVQTPSSEPGPARPVQTPSSEPESARPVQTPSSEPGPARPVQTPSSEPGPALSVQTPSSEPDPALSVQTPSSEPDPALSVQTPSTEPEPAQPFQTTPSESEPVLPVQTPSSEPEPALSVQTPSSEPDPALSVQTPSSEPEPALSVQTPSTEPEPAQPFQTTPSESEPVLTVQTQLSEPEPVRPVQTSPSESEPAQPFQTTPSESEPVLPVQTPSSEPARPVQTTTSEPEPAQLFQTTPSEPARPVQTLPSEPESVQPVQTSPSEPEPAQPVQSTPSESEPVIPVQTSPEPARPIQTTPSEPVLNSASPPLSVPPSPAPKNQEKDTTTFGFSDPQTDDPVSLTRPPVPGKDILTLAPCTADPTPRSSDSDGAFETPESTTPVKSPTQTDTVTHLLSSEDTGLGCDSVDDGELKAEAKGHHGSSLSIVFDEDKPIAASGAYNLDQLLAAAAAAEAQNRSPLTRSLSLQAGELDGSGPLHLGESSIASGDCPLAESFSIAGGTESAPGTLRRPSKKGPLRPGGSLKKKPVLRQNSNPETPQPTSSSTTPELKRKAKQTRADSPLLVSEDQEGGATAESAPGPASATPSPGGTLRRTRKPRVESPAPLIEETNHTSPETDNQPIPVHTPVPGPEISIPLRPEDIPLPVSEAVPSSEGSSPIPPIGAYKWDPDNFEDIDPFNTGGSKVANSPPLGRKGVANSPPLGRKGVANSPPLGRKGVANSPPLGRKGVATSPPLGRKGVATSPPLGRKEGTPPICRKTAAPLDSTEELAPPPTSPPIRTSGAVRLEFDYSEENLEEPAKASPASKKLGRKPGSKMPLRKPRLGLKKAVQLSSESLDNAPTIVPDDDIPIPKASYNFDPAQWEDPNFNPFGSNSGIPNSPKMNKPSYSFDSETYNESGVDPFKGSSNRRAASPPKAVSGSASFEVSANDNEVDNDNDDIGDLGDHNQNKPAKPKKKPIKSKSMGSSLCCLLCTDSEREHSPSRENCLDRQQSNTFRVKRSPKRCDSSSQDPTPVDEAPPPIPVPQHDHATDEEKLASSSSHKEKLASANHKWAHTACQDMEAELTSDPKEDLPLPSDLTSFVNENSRASDYEIEYMEKIGSSSPPLSVKKPSNLYLKLDSVTGSLNKPNHGSEPDSPCTGSFEEMEAQITAQMKTPVLCSRPGPEGSRPGPEGSAGDQEKTRMKEIQSVSRTQSAEREHGGGSVEVLVPDTPVLDRLSEGDVSLQYLEPDLAETNPSAFALKLQEELVLAAVRIEALQVAKHLSDSPSLSTVTPQKPRSRRWNLFSSPKQREKEVMLSTVDRDSVVTKGSLYTRPAGCGEGGRESSYMPKDLDHSLDIAREEVLSKEKEVQEWQRKYEDSRQEVLEMRGIVAEYEKTIAQMIAGLPEDEQKDKSLSHHTIQQLIIEKDQALSDLNSVEKSLAELFRRYEKLKDVLEGYRKNEEVLKKCAQEYLSRVRKEEQRYQALKIHAEEKLDKANADIAQVRLKARQEAAAYQASLRKETMKVDSLERTLEQKNKEIEELTKICDELIAKMGKS